From a region of the Butyrivibrio sp. AE3004 genome:
- a CDS encoding DUF6937 domain-containing protein: MSDKSKVIFGNIMPESVYKKAVKTKEKNIKKFGDDTKADYPIRISNNQYIGESLGVQNIEVLPEGTIPSNTLPFDSQNGIIVGNIRMGFGHYRISMAMASCAKHLGYTPYWMDLNSYPHTTCTKVISAQNELYSLGSRLSKNPIFNKLVWEPVNYEGFRALSYNAADQKNAELMAPVYKNVPKDIPVIGTHVWPAQAAVHAGMKYVVNAIPDNWPMALHFAEGAVHTIQCRNAYMGYRILNGMNKKQICKPMPQDDLVYTGHYIDHELVSNIEKDCEARTERRKNKKPMRFLLTIGGAGAQKEIFAAIIQYLLPRIANKEAVLYVNVGDYKQVWEDLKDEIPAMKKHIHEHLGDFEETENFAKEALDPENEVSGIHGFWHENIFEAVYCTNLLMRSCDVLVTKPSELAFYPVPKLFIKRVGKHEMWGAIHSAEVGDGTLECRDIPHTIQMLDQFLKTPLLDEMCECIIQNKKAGLYDGAYKAVELAMGMKQKSIIPEKEKKLI, encoded by the coding sequence ATGTCTGATAAATCCAAGGTAATTTTCGGAAATATAATGCCTGAGAGTGTTTATAAGAAGGCAGTAAAAACAAAAGAAAAAAATATTAAGAAATTTGGTGATGATACAAAAGCTGATTACCCAATCCGGATTTCAAATAACCAATATATAGGTGAAAGTCTCGGGGTACAAAATATTGAAGTTTTACCGGAGGGGACAATTCCTTCAAATACACTTCCGTTTGATTCTCAGAATGGAATAATTGTCGGAAATATCAGAATGGGATTTGGTCATTACAGAATAAGTATGGCTATGGCTTCCTGTGCGAAGCACCTTGGATATACACCCTATTGGATGGATTTAAATTCGTATCCACATACTACATGTACAAAGGTAATCAGTGCTCAGAATGAGCTTTATTCTTTGGGGTCAAGACTCTCCAAGAACCCCATTTTTAATAAACTTGTGTGGGAACCTGTGAATTACGAGGGATTTCGTGCACTGTCATATAATGCTGCGGATCAGAAGAATGCAGAACTTATGGCACCTGTATACAAAAATGTTCCAAAGGACATACCGGTAATTGGGACTCATGTATGGCCGGCACAGGCTGCAGTACATGCAGGAATGAAATATGTTGTAAACGCTATTCCGGATAACTGGCCTATGGCACTTCATTTTGCTGAAGGTGCTGTTCATACAATACAGTGCAGAAATGCATATATGGGATACCGTATCCTTAACGGAATGAATAAAAAGCAGATTTGCAAACCGATGCCACAGGATGATCTTGTTTACACAGGGCACTATATCGATCATGAGCTTGTTTCAAATATAGAAAAGGATTGTGAGGCAAGAACAGAAAGAAGAAAAAATAAAAAACCTATGCGATTTCTTCTTACTATTGGGGGAGCAGGTGCGCAGAAGGAGATTTTTGCTGCAATAATACAGTATCTTTTACCCAGAATCGCTAACAAAGAGGCTGTTTTATATGTAAATGTGGGTGACTACAAGCAAGTTTGGGAAGATTTAAAAGATGAGATTCCCGCTATGAAAAAGCACATACATGAGCATCTCGGGGATTTTGAAGAGACTGAAAATTTTGCAAAAGAAGCACTTGATCCCGAAAATGAAGTGAGCGGAATACATGGTTTTTGGCATGAGAATATCTTTGAGGCTGTGTATTGTACAAACCTTCTTATGAGAAGCTGTGATGTTCTGGTGACAAAACCAAGTGAGCTGGCGTTTTATCCTGTACCAAAGCTTTTTATCAAGAGAGTAGGTAAGCATGAAATGTGGGGTGCAATACATTCAGCTGAGGTTGGAGACGGCACATTGGAATGCAGGGATATACCGCATACAATTCAAATGCTGGATCAGTTTTTAAAAACACCGCTTCTCGATGAAATGTGTGAGTGTATTATACAGAACAAGAAAGCAGGTCTGTATGATGGAGCATATAAGGCTGTTGAACTGGCTATGGGCATGAAACAAAAATCAATTATTCCGGAAAAAGAAAAGAAATTGATCTAA
- a CDS encoding glycoside hydrolase family 2 protein — translation MIIRKRKTTSDVSEIAKDYLMRKNIYLNDNWYFKNEFDEEMISSDYKSDELLNVRIPHTVKETPFNYFDDKIYQMLSGYRKEFIADKSWDGKRIVLHFEGAAHEATVYFNGVQLGVHSCGYTAFEFDITEKILYDKPNIIAVKLDSRETLNVPPFGFVIDYMTYGGIYREVYLQITDKTYVSDVFVYTDVPEVYEPGLEEKKVSPKAIGAFLHAKIKLGGNTLGCTVSKSLRRIAGKLPECVNDEYAEAVVLNSSSENTDISFGFHTLPVVLWDINNPALYEFIVSIHRDGKLLDEVKVPFGFRNASFKADGFYLNGRKLIIRGLNRHQSYPYVGYAMPGSMQAYDAKILKEELCLNAVRTSHYPQSHEFINECDRLGMLVFMEFPGWQHIGDEEWKKQAVINEKEMITQYRNHPSIFIWGVRINESADDDAFYTKTNAVAHELDPSRVTGGVRASTKMNLLEDVYTLNDFSHNGKTPGCIKKKDATPDMKKPYMVTEYNGHMYPTKSFDPEDTRVEHTMRHIRVMDAIAGEGDIAGGFGWCMFDYNTHKDFGSGDRICYHGVMDMFRNPKLAAKAYEMQGDEKHVLELSSSMDIGEHPECIRGDIWLYTNADSVRMYKNDVFIKEFHTADSPYKNIAHGPILVDDFIGNLLYENEKFSTEFADKVKHALNTAARYGMGELGIRDKITGARMMLVHRMSVKDIVDLYQKYIGDWGGEATSFKFEAVKNGEVVKTLIKETVNTICLDTLVSHTELIEGKTYDVASVRFKVSDQNGNILPFFAEPVRLKAEGAIDIIGPETVPVRGGMAGTYVKTKKGQGRQGKLIIELDAQGELIRKEIEFNIKEEVIDYV, via the coding sequence ATGATTATACGGAAACGTAAAACAACAAGTGACGTTTCCGAGATTGCAAAGGACTACCTGATGAGAAAAAATATATATTTAAACGATAATTGGTATTTTAAAAACGAATTCGATGAAGAAATGATTTCTTCAGACTATAAAAGTGATGAGCTTTTGAACGTCAGAATTCCTCATACTGTAAAGGAAACTCCGTTTAACTATTTCGATGACAAAATTTATCAAATGCTTAGTGGCTACAGAAAAGAATTTATAGCCGATAAGAGCTGGGATGGAAAGAGGATTGTCCTACATTTCGAAGGAGCAGCTCACGAGGCAACAGTATATTTTAACGGCGTACAACTGGGAGTTCATTCTTGTGGATATACTGCTTTTGAATTCGATATTACTGAGAAAATTCTTTATGACAAGCCAAATATCATTGCTGTGAAGCTTGATAGCAGGGAAACACTTAACGTTCCTCCTTTTGGTTTTGTTATAGATTATATGACCTACGGAGGGATTTACAGAGAGGTCTATCTGCAAATAACAGATAAAACATACGTATCGGATGTATTTGTATATACCGATGTGCCTGAAGTATATGAACCCGGACTTGAAGAGAAAAAAGTATCGCCCAAAGCAATTGGGGCATTTCTTCATGCAAAGATAAAACTCGGTGGTAATACTTTAGGGTGTACTGTTTCAAAATCTCTAAGGAGAATTGCAGGAAAACTTCCCGAATGTGTAAATGATGAATATGCAGAGGCTGTGGTGCTTAATAGCTCCAGTGAAAATACGGATATTAGTTTTGGTTTTCACACATTACCTGTTGTTTTGTGGGATATAAATAATCCGGCTCTATATGAATTTATTGTTTCTATACACAGGGATGGCAAATTACTTGATGAAGTTAAGGTTCCGTTTGGCTTTAGAAATGCATCCTTTAAAGCTGATGGTTTTTATCTTAACGGAAGAAAACTGATAATTCGAGGTTTGAACCGCCATCAGTCATATCCTTATGTCGGATACGCAATGCCAGGATCCATGCAGGCTTATGATGCAAAAATATTAAAAGAAGAACTGTGTTTGAATGCTGTAAGAACGTCACATTATCCGCAATCTCATGAGTTTATTAATGAATGTGACAGACTTGGGATGTTGGTGTTTATGGAATTTCCGGGATGGCAGCATATAGGTGATGAAGAGTGGAAAAAACAGGCTGTTATAAATGAGAAGGAAATGATTACACAATATAGAAATCATCCATCCATTTTTATCTGGGGAGTCAGAATAAATGAATCAGCAGATGATGACGCGTTTTATACTAAAACCAATGCTGTGGCACATGAGCTAGACCCCTCCAGAGTGACAGGTGGCGTGAGAGCATCAACAAAAATGAATCTCCTCGAAGATGTATATACGCTTAATGATTTTTCACATAACGGCAAAACGCCGGGATGCATAAAGAAAAAAGATGCTACTCCGGATATGAAGAAACCATATATGGTTACTGAATATAACGGTCACATGTATCCGACAAAGTCTTTTGACCCTGAAGATACCAGAGTGGAACATACAATGAGACACATTCGGGTAATGGATGCAATTGCCGGTGAAGGCGATATAGCAGGCGGCTTTGGATGGTGTATGTTTGATTACAACACGCATAAGGACTTTGGCTCAGGAGACAGGATATGCTATCACGGTGTGATGGATATGTTCAGAAATCCAAAGCTTGCAGCAAAAGCATATGAAATGCAGGGAGATGAAAAACATGTTCTTGAGCTTTCATCCTCAATGGACATAGGTGAACATCCTGAATGTATAAGAGGAGACATATGGCTTTATACAAATGCCGATTCTGTGAGAATGTATAAAAATGATGTCTTTATAAAAGAGTTTCACACTGCTGATTCACCATATAAAAACATAGCACACGGTCCCATTCTGGTTGATGACTTTATAGGAAATCTGCTTTATGAAAATGAAAAATTTTCAACGGAATTTGCCGATAAAGTTAAACATGCACTTAATACAGCAGCAAGATATGGAATGGGTGAACTGGGAATCAGGGATAAGATAACAGGTGCAAGGATGATGCTTGTTCACCGTATGTCTGTAAAAGACATTGTCGACCTTTACCAGAAATACATTGGAGATTGGGGTGGTGAAGCAACATCATTTAAGTTTGAGGCTGTAAAAAACGGAGAGGTAGTTAAAACACTTATTAAAGAAACCGTTAATACTATCTGTTTGGATACGCTTGTTAGCCATACGGAGCTGATAGAAGGAAAAACATATGATGTAGCTTCAGTCAGATTTAAAGTTTCAGATCAGAACGGTAATATTCTTCCTTTCTTTGCGGAACCTGTAAGGCTTAAAGCTGAAGGTGCCATAGATATAATCGGACCTGAAACGGTTCCGGTCAGAGGAGGTATGGCGGGGACATACGTAAAGACGAAAAAAGGACAGGGCAGACAAGGGAAACTTATAATTGAGCTTGATGCACAGGGTGAGTTAATCAGAAAAGAAATAGAATTCAATATTAAAGAAGAGGTAATTGATTATGTCTGA
- a CDS encoding alpha/beta hydrolase: MQKTYIVERDGYHISGEIYLPDDSKGRYPIVIMAHGFGGSREGTRPYAEMLVREGLGCYIFDFCGGGLSSKSDGKMTEMSVLTESEDIEAVVENIRKAPFADRKNIFLMGESQGGVASTIAAAQTPKEIRAMVLLYPAYTLFDDAKRRYPEREMIEDTSTVFGLPVGRKYYEDAFSLDIDDCMGKYHGNVLILHGNIDQVVPLSYSINARKKFPAAKIIQITDAGHVFYGKEVVKAGKEMISFIHENID, encoded by the coding sequence ATGCAAAAGACATATATTGTGGAGCGAGACGGGTATCACATTTCTGGGGAAATCTATTTGCCGGATGATTCTAAAGGGAGATATCCCATAGTAATTATGGCACATGGCTTTGGGGGAAGCCGGGAAGGAACAAGACCATATGCTGAAATGCTGGTAAGGGAAGGACTTGGCTGCTACATTTTTGACTTTTGCGGCGGAGGTCTTTCTTCTAAAAGTGATGGTAAGATGACCGAAATGTCTGTTCTTACGGAAAGTGAAGACATAGAAGCTGTTGTGGAGAACATCAGGAAGGCTCCGTTTGCTGACAGAAAAAATATCTTTCTGATGGGGGAGAGCCAGGGTGGTGTTGCATCTACTATAGCAGCAGCGCAAACTCCGAAAGAAATAAGAGCAATGGTACTTCTTTATCCGGCATATACTCTTTTTGATGATGCGAAAAGACGCTATCCTGAACGAGAAATGATAGAAGATACGTCAACTGTATTTGGACTTCCTGTAGGAAGGAAATACTATGAAGATGCATTTTCTCTTGATATTGATGACTGTATGGGTAAATATCATGGCAATGTTCTGATTCTTCATGGGAATATTGATCAGGTGGTCCCGTTATCATATAGCATCAATGCACGAAAAAAATTTCCTGCGGCAAAAATTATTCAAATAACGGATGCGGGGCATGTTTTTTATGGTAAAGAGGTTGTTAAAGCAGGCAAAGAAATGATATCATTTATACATGAGAATATTGACTGA
- a CDS encoding Ig-like domain-containing protein, whose product MGVKLRITAIVLIAILFVSFSGSGAFISKAENNENDYLPTTQIIYRVNPLYADVVDVSDLYHGKETQVSIKSLLADNNKATSTDEIITAIREGLKRQDKNIIVNFSLDGTGYDGSSLITLQDNAFDIAMEHTGKGDEGDYLKWGYSGMGMQVAYDKKDGKTIGTFTYFMTYYTTPEQEQSVNAKVKQISSSLGLAQKNEYEKILAVYEYMCKNVKYDYGSSMLKYTCYSAAINNSAVCQGYALLIYRLLNDSGVSCRLIAGDTKSGGHGWNIVRVGSYYYNIDATWDAGKVSEKYSYFMKCDNEFDDHKRWTQYASSSFYSAYPMSSTSYNTGKVGSYIPIKSLAINKDKLTIKAGESSSLNAKVVPAKAESTLVWKSSNSSVATVSSNGKVKGIAAGTCQITVSSQDSKFKSTCYVTVTGKSAEVKSLKLNKKKIKLEKGKKFQLKVTISPDTAENTELVWKSSNGKIAKITKKGVVKAKGKGKCKITVMTKDGKKKATCTVTVK is encoded by the coding sequence ATGGGGGTAAAACTTAGAATTACAGCTATTGTTTTAATAGCTATTCTTTTTGTGAGCTTTTCCGGTTCCGGAGCATTTATTTCCAAAGCTGAAAATAATGAAAATGATTATTTGCCTACTACTCAGATTATATACAGAGTAAATCCCTTATATGCGGATGTGGTTGATGTTTCCGATCTGTATCATGGCAAGGAAACACAGGTATCTATAAAGTCTTTACTTGCTGATAATAACAAAGCAACCTCTACTGATGAAATAATAACCGCAATAAGAGAAGGGTTAAAACGACAGGATAAAAATATTATCGTTAATTTTTCCCTGGACGGAACGGGATATGACGGATCTTCATTGATTACATTGCAGGATAATGCATTTGATATCGCTATGGAACACACCGGAAAAGGTGACGAAGGCGATTACTTAAAATGGGGCTATAGCGGCATGGGTATGCAGGTAGCCTATGACAAGAAGGATGGTAAAACAATCGGGACATTCACTTATTTTATGACTTATTATACAACCCCGGAACAGGAACAGTCGGTAAATGCCAAGGTAAAGCAAATATCCTCCAGTCTTGGACTTGCTCAGAAGAATGAATATGAAAAAATATTGGCTGTGTATGAATATATGTGTAAAAACGTCAAATATGATTATGGATCTTCGATGTTAAAATACACCTGCTATTCAGCTGCAATAAATAATTCTGCAGTTTGCCAGGGATACGCGTTGCTTATTTACAGACTTTTAAATGACTCGGGTGTAAGCTGCAGACTTATTGCCGGAGATACAAAAAGTGGCGGTCATGGATGGAATATAGTGAGGGTTGGAAGCTATTATTACAATATTGATGCTACCTGGGATGCCGGAAAAGTATCGGAAAAATATTCATATTTTATGAAGTGTGATAATGAGTTTGATGATCATAAGCGATGGACACAATATGCAAGCAGCAGCTTTTATTCGGCTTATCCCATGAGTTCAACCAGCTATAATACTGGAAAAGTTGGTTCGTACATTCCGATAAAATCGTTAGCGATAAATAAGGATAAACTGACAATAAAAGCAGGAGAAAGCTCCAGCCTGAATGCAAAGGTTGTTCCGGCAAAAGCAGAATCTACTTTGGTCTGGAAAAGTAGTAACAGTTCGGTCGCAACTGTTAGCTCAAACGGCAAAGTGAAAGGAATAGCTGCAGGAACCTGTCAAATTACAGTTTCCTCTCAGGACAGTAAATTTAAATCTACATGCTATGTGACCGTTACTGGAAAGTCAGCTGAGGTAAAATCATTAAAGCTTAATAAAAAGAAAATAAAATTGGAAAAAGGAAAGAAATTTCAACTTAAGGTTACTATAAGTCCTGATACAGCTGAAAATACTGAACTTGTATGGAAGAGCAGTAATGGTAAGATTGCTAAGATTACGAAAAAGGGCGTTGTGAAAGCAAAAGGAAAAGGAAAATGCAAGATTACTGTTATGACGAAGGATGGTAAGAAGAAAGCAACTTGTACAGTTACGGTTAAATAA
- a CDS encoding putative manganese-dependent inorganic diphosphatase gives MKKRPIYVIGHKNPDTDSICAAICYANLKNKIAGEEAYEARRCGHINEETQFVLNRFGIQAPGYTKDVRTQVCDMEIRDLYADDDHISLKRAWERMKDENVVTLCVTNNGKLTGLITTNDIMETCMDVHDATILSETKTYYGNIVDTLDGAMLVGDMSEQITSGKVLIATASPEIMEEVIKPGDIVICGNRYETQLVAIENQAACIVVCIDAKVTNTIKKLAEERGCRIITTPYDTFTVARLINESAPVGSIMKREKLITFHTEDFIEDIQQTMAQVRHRYFPVLDEDDNYVGMISRRNLLGAMKKKLILVDHNEKSQTVDGADSAEILEIIDHHRLGSSIETANPVFFRNQPLGSSCTIIYSIYKEMGVEVDKTTASLMLSAIISDTLMYRSPTCTEIDKKAGNELAKIAEIDVEEFAREMFRAGSNMGSKTPRQIVHQDFKKFTVEDKTIGIGQVNSMSAEELAEIKERVLPELKDMLVSDGLDMIFFMMTNILSESSIVAFEGNKAESIIDAGFHVAAGSDNIALLKGVVSRKKQLLPTIVEALQQ, from the coding sequence AAGAGGCTTATGAAGCAAGAAGATGCGGACATATAAATGAGGAAACACAGTTTGTTTTAAACCGTTTTGGAATACAGGCCCCGGGATATACCAAGGATGTCAGAACGCAGGTTTGTGATATGGAGATAAGAGATCTGTATGCTGACGATGATCATATATCTCTAAAGCGCGCATGGGAGAGAATGAAAGACGAAAATGTTGTTACTCTTTGCGTCACAAATAATGGGAAACTTACCGGCCTTATAACGACCAATGATATCATGGAGACATGTATGGATGTTCATGATGCAACCATACTTTCCGAGACAAAAACATATTATGGCAATATAGTGGATACACTTGATGGAGCGATGCTTGTCGGAGACATGTCAGAGCAGATTACATCCGGCAAAGTCCTTATAGCAACAGCATCACCTGAAATAATGGAAGAGGTCATCAAACCCGGCGATATTGTTATTTGCGGTAACAGATATGAGACACAGCTAGTTGCTATAGAGAATCAGGCTGCCTGTATTGTTGTGTGTATTGATGCAAAGGTGACAAACACGATCAAAAAACTTGCTGAGGAGAGAGGCTGCAGGATAATAACAACACCTTATGATACCTTTACTGTGGCAAGACTTATTAATGAGAGCGCACCGGTCGGTTCAATAATGAAACGTGAAAAGCTTATAACATTTCACACTGAGGATTTTATAGAAGATATACAGCAGACCATGGCACAGGTAAGACACAGGTATTTTCCTGTTCTGGATGAGGATGACAATTATGTGGGCATGATTTCACGTCGTAATTTGCTGGGTGCAATGAAAAAGAAGCTTATTCTTGTTGATCACAATGAGAAGAGCCAGACTGTTGACGGAGCTGATTCAGCAGAAATTCTTGAAATTATTGACCATCATAGACTTGGCTCATCCATTGAAACCGCTAATCCGGTATTTTTCAGAAATCAGCCGCTTGGATCTTCGTGTACTATTATTTATTCGATATACAAGGAAATGGGCGTAGAGGTAGATAAAACAACAGCATCATTGATGCTTTCCGCTATCATTTCGGATACTTTAATGTACAGGTCACCTACATGCACCGAGATTGATAAGAAAGCAGGTAATGAACTTGCCAAGATCGCTGAAATTGATGTCGAGGAATTTGCAAGAGAGATGTTCCGTGCAGGTTCAAATATGGGAAGTAAAACACCAAGACAAATAGTTCATCAGGATTTTAAGAAGTTCACTGTAGAAGATAAGACGATAGGTATCGGGCAGGTGAATTCCATGAGTGCTGAAGAGCTTGCAGAGATAAAAGAAAGGGTATTGCCTGAGCTTAAAGATATGTTGGTAAGTGATGGCCTGGACATGATCTTCTTTATGATGACAAATATTCTTTCCGAATCTTCAATTGTAGCGTTCGAAGGTAATAAAGCTGAAAGCATTATAGATGCAGGCTTTCATGTAGCTGCGGGAAGCGATAATATTGCACTTCTAAAAGGTGTCGTTTCCAGAAAAAAGCAGCTTCTTCCTACGATAGTTGAAGCATTACAACAGTGA